A region of Streptomyces deccanensis DNA encodes the following proteins:
- the rpsQ gene encoding 30S ribosomal protein S17: MSENNVTETNTEARGFRKTREGIVVSDKMDKTVVVAVEDRKKHALYGKVIRSTSKLKAHDEQNAAGVGDRVLLMETRPLSATKHWRVVEILEKAK, translated from the coding sequence ATGAGCGAGAACAACGTGACTGAGACGAACACCGAGGCGCGCGGATTCCGCAAGACCCGTGAGGGCATCGTCGTCAGCGACAAGATGGACAAGACCGTCGTCGTCGCCGTCGAGGACCGCAAGAAGCACGCCCTGTACGGCAAGGTCATCCGCAGCACGAGCAAGCTCAAGGCTCACGACGAGCAGAACGCCGCCGGCGTCGGCGACCGCGTCCTCCTGATGGAGACCCGGCCGCTGTCCGCCACGAAGCACTGGCGCGTCGTCGAGATCCTCGAGAAGGCCAAGTAA
- the rpsC gene encoding 30S ribosomal protein S3, with translation MGQKVNPHGFRLGVTTDFKSRWYADKLYKDYVKEDVAIRRMMTSGMERAGISKVEIERTRDRVRVDIHTARPGIVIGRRGAEADRIRGDLEKLTGKQVQLNILEVKNPETDAQLVAQAVAEQLSSRVSFRRAMRKSMQSAMKAGAKGIKIQCGGRLGGAEMSRSEFYREGRVPLHTLRANVDYGFFEAKTTFGRIGVKVWIYKGDVKNIAEVRAENAAARAGNRPARGGGADRPARGGRGGERRGRKPQQAAGAEAPKAEAPAAAAPAESTGTEA, from the coding sequence ATGGGCCAGAAGGTAAACCCGCATGGGTTCCGGCTCGGTGTCACGACCGACTTCAAGTCGCGTTGGTACGCCGACAAGCTGTACAAGGACTACGTCAAGGAAGACGTCGCCATCCGTCGGATGATGACGTCCGGCATGGAGCGCGCCGGCATCTCCAAGGTCGAGATCGAGCGCACCCGTGACCGCGTCCGTGTGGACATCCACACCGCGCGTCCGGGCATCGTGATCGGCCGCCGTGGCGCCGAGGCCGACCGCATCCGCGGTGACCTCGAGAAGCTCACGGGCAAGCAGGTCCAGCTGAACATCCTCGAGGTCAAGAACCCCGAGACGGACGCTCAGCTGGTTGCTCAGGCCGTCGCCGAGCAGCTCTCCTCCCGCGTCTCCTTCCGCCGCGCCATGCGTAAGAGCATGCAGTCGGCGATGAAGGCGGGCGCCAAGGGCATCAAGATCCAGTGCGGTGGCCGCCTCGGTGGCGCCGAGATGTCCCGCTCGGAGTTCTACCGCGAGGGCCGTGTGCCCCTGCACACGCTCCGCGCGAACGTGGACTACGGCTTCTTCGAGGCCAAGACGACCTTCGGCCGCATCGGTGTGAAGGTCTGGATCTACAAGGGCGACGTCAAGAACATCGCCGAGGTCCGCGCCGAGAACGCTGCCGCCCGTGCGGGTAACCGCCCGGCTCGCGGTGGCGGTGCAGACCGCCCGGCCCGTGGTGGCCGCGGTGGCGAGCGGCGCGGTCGCAAGCCGCAGCAGGCTGCCGGCGCCGAGGCCCCCAAGGCCGAGGCTCCCGCCGCCGCCGCTCCGGCTGAGAGCACCGGAACGGAGGCCTGA
- the rplF gene encoding 50S ribosomal protein L6: MSRIGKLPITVPAGVDVTIDGQTVSVKGPKGTLTHTVVAPIEIAKGEDGVLNVTRPNDERQSKALHGLSRTLVANMITGVTQGYVKKLEISGVGYRVQAKGSNLEFALGYSHPITVEAPEGITFKVETPTRFQVEGIDKQKVGEVAANIRKLRKPDPYKAKGVKYEGEVIRRKVGKAGK, encoded by the coding sequence ATGTCGCGTATTGGCAAGCTCCCCATCACGGTTCCCGCCGGCGTGGACGTCACCATCGACGGCCAGACGGTCTCGGTCAAGGGCCCCAAGGGCACGCTGACCCACACCGTCGTCGCGCCGATCGAGATCGCCAAGGGTGAGGACGGCGTCCTGAACGTCACCCGCCCCAACGACGAGCGTCAGAGCAAGGCCCTGCACGGCCTGTCCCGCACGCTGGTGGCGAACATGATCACCGGCGTGACCCAGGGTTACGTGAAGAAGCTCGAGATCAGCGGTGTCGGTTACCGCGTGCAGGCCAAGGGTTCGAACCTCGAGTTCGCGCTCGGCTACAGCCACCCGATCACCGTCGAGGCGCCCGAGGGCATCACCTTCAAGGTGGAGACCCCGACCCGCTTCCAGGTCGAGGGCATCGACAAGCAGAAGGTCGGCGAGGTTGCGGCCAACATCCGCAAGCTGCGCAAGCCCGACCCGTACAAGGCCAAGGGCGTCAAGTACGAGGGCGAAGTCATCCGCCGCAAGGTCGGAAAGGCGGGTAAGTAA
- a CDS encoding type Z 30S ribosomal protein S14, whose protein sequence is MAKKALIAKAARKPKFAVRGYTRCQRCGRPHSVYRKFGLCRVCLREMAHRGELPGVTKSSW, encoded by the coding sequence ATGGCGAAGAAGGCTCTGATTGCCAAGGCTGCTCGTAAGCCCAAGTTCGCCGTGCGTGGCTACACCCGCTGCCAGCGGTGTGGCCGTCCGCACTCCGTGTACCGCAAGTTCGGCCTGTGCCGCGTGTGCCTCCGTGAGATGGCTCACCGTGGCGAGCTGCCGGGCGTGACCAAGAGCTCCTGGTAA
- the rplR gene encoding 50S ribosomal protein L18 — protein sequence MAYGTKIAKGDAYKRAAIKRRHIRIRKKVNGTAERPRLVVTRSNRHIVAQVIDDLKGHTLASASTLDSSIRGASEDKSAQAGKVGALVAERAKAAGVEAVVFDRGGNRYAGRIAALADAAREAGLKF from the coding sequence ATGGCATACGGTACGAAGATCGCTAAGGGCGACGCTTACAAGCGTGCTGCCATCAAGCGGCGCCACATCCGGATCCGTAAGAAGGTCAACGGTACGGCTGAGCGTCCCCGCCTGGTCGTGACCCGCTCGAACCGCCACATCGTGGCCCAGGTGATCGACGACCTCAAGGGTCACACCCTTGCGTCGGCGTCCACCCTGGACTCGTCGATCCGCGGTGCGTCCGAGGACAAGTCGGCGCAGGCCGGCAAGGTCGGCGCCCTGGTCGCCGAGCGTGCCAAGGCCGCCGGTGTCGAGGCCGTTGTGTTCGACCGAGGTGGTAACCGGTACGCGGGTCGCATCGCGGCCCTGGCCGACGCCGCCCGCGAGGCCGGGCTCAAGTTCTGA
- a CDS encoding adenylate kinase — protein sequence MRIVLVGPPGAGKGTQAAFLAKNLSIPHISTGDLFRANISKQTELGKLAKSYMDKGELVPDEVTIAMAKDRMEQPDAEHGFLLDGFPRNVSQAEALDVTLQDESMNLDAVLDLEVPEEEVVKRIAGRRICRNDSSHVFHVTYKKPKQEGVCDACGGELYQRDDDSEETVRKRLEVYHTQTEPIIDYYKAQGLVVTISALGPVEEVTQRAMEALKRENDDN from the coding sequence ATGCGTATCGTCCTCGTCGGGCCGCCGGGTGCCGGTAAGGGAACGCAGGCCGCGTTCCTGGCCAAGAACCTGTCGATCCCGCACATCTCCACGGGCGACCTGTTCCGGGCCAACATCAGCAAGCAGACGGAACTCGGCAAACTCGCGAAGTCCTACATGGACAAGGGCGAGCTGGTGCCGGACGAGGTCACCATCGCGATGGCCAAGGACCGCATGGAGCAGCCGGACGCCGAGCACGGCTTCCTGCTCGACGGCTTCCCGCGCAACGTCTCGCAGGCCGAGGCGCTGGACGTGACGCTCCAGGACGAGTCCATGAACCTGGACGCGGTGCTGGACCTGGAGGTCCCCGAGGAAGAGGTCGTCAAGCGGATCGCCGGTCGGCGCATCTGCCGGAACGACTCCTCCCACGTCTTCCACGTCACGTACAAGAAGCCGAAGCAGGAGGGTGTCTGCGACGCCTGCGGCGGCGAGCTGTACCAGCGTGACGACGACTCCGAGGAGACCGTCCGCAAGCGCCTGGAGGTCTACCACACCCAGACCGAGCCGATCATCGACTACTACAAGGCCCAGGGCCTCGTGGTGACGATCTCGGCCCTCGGCCCGGTGGAGGAAGTCACCCAGCGCGCCATGGAGGCGCTCAAGCGCGAGAACGACGACAACTAG
- the rplX gene encoding 50S ribosomal protein L24 — MKIKKGDLVQVITGKDKGKQGKVIAAFPREDRVLVEGVNRVKKHTKAGPTARGSQAGGIVTTEAPIHVSNVQLVVEKDGKKVVTRVGYRFDDEGNKVRVAKRTGEDI; from the coding sequence ATGAAGATCAAGAAGGGCGACCTGGTCCAGGTCATCACCGGTAAGGACAAGGGCAAGCAGGGCAAGGTCATCGCGGCCTTCCCCCGCGAGGACCGTGTCCTGGTCGAGGGTGTCAACCGGGTCAAGAAGCACACCAAGGCCGGCCCGACCGCTCGCGGTTCGCAGGCCGGTGGCATCGTCACGACCGAGGCCCCGATCCACGTCTCCAACGTCCAGCTGGTCGTGGAGAAGGACGGCAAGAAGGTCGTCACGCGTGTCGGTTACCGCTTCGACGACGAGGGCAACAAGGTTCGCGTTGCCAAGCGGACGGGTGAGGACATCTGA
- the rplO gene encoding 50S ribosomal protein L15: MAENNPLKIHNLRPAPGAKTAKTRVGRGEASKGKTAGRGTKGTKARYQVPERFEGGQMPLHMRLPKLKGFKNPFKTEFQVVNLDKLAALYPEGGEVTVADLVAKGAVRKNSLVKVLGQGELSVALQVTVDAVSGSAKEKITAAGGTVTELV, from the coding sequence ATGGCGGAGAACAACCCGCTCAAGATCCACAACCTCCGTCCCGCCCCCGGTGCCAAGACCGCGAAGACCCGTGTCGGTCGTGGTGAGGCGTCGAAGGGTAAGACGGCCGGTCGTGGTACCAAGGGTACGAAGGCCCGCTACCAGGTTCCGGAGCGCTTCGAGGGTGGCCAGATGCCCCTCCACATGCGTCTCCCGAAGCTGAAGGGCTTCAAGAACCCCTTCAAGACGGAGTTCCAGGTCGTGAACCTGGACAAGCTCGCCGCCCTCTACCCCGAGGGTGGGGAGGTCACCGTTGCCGACCTGGTCGCCAAGGGTGCCGTCCGCAAGAACAGCCTCGTCAAGGTCCTCGGCCAGGGCGAGCTCTCCGTGGCGCTGCAGGTGACGGTCGACGCCGTCTCCGGCTCCGCCAAGGAGAAGATCACCGCCGCCGGCGGTACCGTCACCGAGCTCGTGTAG
- the map gene encoding type I methionyl aminopeptidase — MVQIKSPEQIAKMREAGLVVAAIHAATREAAVPGASTKDLDEVARKVLAEHGAKSNFLGYGGFPATICTSVNEVVVHGIPSDEVVLKDGDIISIDCGAIVDGWHGDAAYTAFVGSGHAPELIELSRVTEESMWAGIAAMKLGNRLVDVSRAIETYIRRQPKPGGGKYGIVEDYGGHGIGTEMHMDPHLLNYVERRRGKGPKLVPGFCLAIEPMVSLGTPKTEVLADDWTVVTTDGTWSSHWEHSVALTEQGPLVLTAPDGGKAKLAEFGITAAPDPVG; from the coding sequence ATGGTGCAGATCAAGAGTCCCGAGCAGATCGCCAAGATGCGTGAGGCGGGGCTGGTCGTCGCCGCCATCCACGCGGCCACCCGGGAGGCCGCCGTGCCGGGCGCCTCCACGAAGGATCTCGACGAGGTCGCCCGCAAGGTGCTCGCGGAGCACGGGGCCAAGTCGAACTTCCTCGGGTACGGCGGTTTCCCGGCGACCATCTGCACCTCGGTGAACGAGGTCGTGGTCCACGGGATCCCGAGCGACGAGGTCGTCCTGAAGGACGGCGACATCATCTCCATCGACTGCGGCGCGATCGTCGACGGCTGGCACGGGGACGCCGCCTACACCGCCTTCGTCGGCTCCGGTCACGCTCCGGAGCTGATCGAGCTGTCGCGGGTGACCGAGGAGTCCATGTGGGCCGGGATCGCCGCGATGAAGCTGGGCAACCGGCTCGTGGACGTCTCCCGGGCCATCGAGACGTACATCCGCCGGCAGCCGAAGCCGGGTGGGGGGAAGTACGGGATCGTCGAGGACTACGGCGGCCACGGCATCGGGACCGAGATGCACATGGACCCGCACCTGCTGAACTACGTCGAGCGGCGGCGGGGCAAGGGGCCGAAGCTGGTGCCGGGGTTCTGCCTCGCGATCGAGCCGATGGTGTCGTTGGGTACGCCGAAGACGGAGGTCCTGGCGGACGACTGGACCGTGGTGACCACGGACGGGACGTGGTCGTCGCACTGGGAGCACTCGGTGGCGCTGACCGAGCAGGGGCCGCTGGTGCTGACGGCTCCCGACGGGGGCAAGGCGAAGCTGGCGGAGTTCGGGATCACCGCGGCGCCTGATCCGGTGGGCTGA
- the rplV gene encoding 50S ribosomal protein L22, with the protein MEARAQARYIRVTPMKARRVVDLIRGLDATEAQAVLRFAPQAASVPVGKVLDSAIANAAHNYDHTDASSLFISEAYVDEGPTLKRFRPRAQGRAYRIRKRTSHITVVVSSKEGTR; encoded by the coding sequence ATGGAAGCCAGGGCCCAGGCGCGGTACATCCGCGTCACGCCCATGAAGGCCCGCCGCGTGGTGGACCTCATCCGTGGCCTCGACGCCACGGAGGCTCAGGCGGTCCTGCGTTTCGCCCCGCAGGCCGCGAGCGTGCCGGTCGGCAAGGTGCTGGACAGCGCCATCGCCAACGCCGCGCACAACTACGACCACACGGACGCCTCCTCGCTGTTCATCAGCGAGGCGTACGTCGACGAGGGCCCGACCCTGAAGCGGTTCCGTCCGCGTGCGCAGGGCCGTGCCTACCGGATCCGCAAGCGGACCAGCCACATCACCGTGGTCGTCAGCAGCAAGGAAGGAACCCGGTAA
- the rpsS gene encoding 30S ribosomal protein S19: protein MPRSLKKGPFVDDHLIKKVDAQNEAGTKNVIKTWSRRSMIIPAMLGHTIAVHNGKTHIPVFVTESMVGHKLGEFSPTRTFRGHVKDDRKSKRR from the coding sequence ATGCCGCGCAGTCTCAAGAAGGGGCCCTTCGTCGACGACCACCTGATCAAGAAGGTGGACGCCCAGAACGAAGCAGGCACCAAGAACGTCATCAAGACCTGGTCCCGTCGCTCGATGATCATCCCGGCCATGCTCGGCCACACGATCGCGGTGCACAACGGCAAGACCCACATTCCGGTGTTCGTCACCGAGTCGATGGTCGGCCACAAGCTCGGCGAGTTCTCGCCGACGCGCACCTTCCGGGGTCACGTCAAGGACGACCGGAAGTCGAAGCGCCGCTAA
- the secY gene encoding preprotein translocase subunit SecY, protein MLTAFARAFKTPDLRKKLLFTLGIIVIYRVGTHVPIPGVDYTVVQYCIDQTKSNSGLFGLVNMFSGGALLQITVFALGIMPYITASIILQLLTVVIPRLEALKKEGQAGTAKITQYTRYLTVALAVLQGTGLVATARSGALFSSCPQGSEIVPDQSIFATMVMVITMTAGTAVVMWLGELITDRGIGNGMSILMFISIAATFPSSLWAIKEQGDLAGGWIEFAVVIAVGLVMVALVVFVEQAQRRIPVQYAKRMIGRRSYGGTSTYIPLKVNQAGIIPVIFASSLLYIPALVAQFAGGTSGWKTWIEKNLALPDAPAHITLYFFLIIFFAFFYVAISFNPEEVADNMKKYGGFIPGIRAGRPTAEYLSYVLNRITWPGSLYLALISLVPTMALAPLGANQNFVFGGTSILIIVGVGLETVKQIESQLQQRNYEGFLR, encoded by the coding sequence GTGCTCACCGCGTTCGCCCGGGCGTTCAAGACGCCCGACCTGCGCAAGAAGCTGCTCTTCACGCTCGGCATCATCGTGATCTACCGGGTCGGTACGCACGTCCCGATCCCGGGTGTCGACTACACCGTCGTCCAGTACTGCATCGACCAGACCAAGAGCAACTCCGGTCTCTTCGGGCTGGTCAACATGTTCAGTGGTGGCGCGCTGCTGCAGATCACGGTCTTCGCGCTCGGCATCATGCCGTACATCACGGCGAGCATCATTCTTCAGCTGCTGACCGTGGTGATCCCGCGTCTGGAAGCCCTGAAGAAGGAGGGGCAGGCCGGTACGGCGAAGATCACGCAGTACACGCGTTACCTGACGGTCGCCCTCGCCGTCCTCCAGGGCACGGGCCTCGTCGCCACAGCCCGCAGCGGCGCGCTGTTCAGTAGCTGTCCGCAGGGCTCCGAGATCGTTCCCGACCAGTCGATCTTCGCCACCATGGTCATGGTCATCACGATGACCGCCGGTACGGCCGTCGTCATGTGGCTCGGTGAGCTGATCACCGACCGCGGTATCGGCAACGGTATGTCGATCCTGATGTTCATCTCGATTGCCGCCACGTTCCCCTCCTCGCTGTGGGCGATCAAGGAGCAGGGCGACCTGGCGGGCGGCTGGATCGAGTTCGCCGTCGTCATCGCCGTCGGTCTGGTCATGGTCGCGCTGGTGGTCTTCGTCGAGCAGGCCCAGCGCCGGATCCCGGTGCAGTACGCGAAGCGCATGATCGGCCGTCGGTCCTACGGCGGCACCTCGACGTACATTCCGCTGAAGGTCAACCAGGCAGGCATCATCCCTGTGATCTTCGCCTCGTCGCTTCTCTACATCCCGGCGCTGGTCGCGCAGTTCGCCGGCGGAACTTCCGGTTGGAAGACCTGGATCGAGAAGAACCTTGCGCTGCCGGACGCTCCGGCGCACATCACGCTCTACTTCTTCCTCATCATCTTCTTCGCCTTCTTCTACGTGGCCATCTCGTTCAACCCCGAGGAAGTCGCGGACAACATGAAGAAGTATGGTGGCTTCATCCCGGGCATCCGGGCTGGCCGACCGACCGCTGAGTACCTGAGCTACGTACTCAACCGGATCACCTGGCCGGGTTCGCTGTACCTGGCTCTGATCTCTCTTGTGCCGACAATGGCGTTGGCGCCTCTCGGGGCAAACCAGAACTTCGTGTTCGGCGGGACCAGCATCCTGATCATCGTGGGTGTGGGTCTGGAGACCGTGAAGCAGATCGAGAGCCAGCTCCAGCAGCGCAATTACGAAGGGTTCCTCCGCTGA
- the rpsE gene encoding 30S ribosomal protein S5 encodes MAGPQRRGGGAGGGERRDRKGRDGGAAAAEKTAYVERVVAINRVAKVVKGGRRFSFTALVVVGDGDGTVGVGYGKAKEVPAAIAKGVEEAKKHFFKVPRIQGTIPHPIQGEKAAGVVLLKPASPGTGVIAGGPVRAVLECAGIHDVLSKSLGSDNAINIVHATVEALKGLQRPEEIAARRGLPLEDVAPAALLRARAGAGA; translated from the coding sequence ATGGCTGGACCCCAGCGCCGCGGTGGCGGTGCCGGTGGCGGCGAGCGGCGGGACCGGAAGGGCCGTGACGGCGGCGCAGCTGCCGCCGAGAAGACCGCGTACGTTGAGCGCGTTGTCGCGATCAACCGCGTCGCCAAGGTTGTGAAGGGTGGTCGTCGCTTCAGCTTCACTGCGCTCGTCGTAGTGGGCGATGGTGACGGCACCGTGGGTGTCGGTTACGGCAAGGCCAAGGAGGTGCCGGCCGCCATCGCCAAGGGTGTTGAGGAGGCCAAGAAGCACTTCTTCAAGGTCCCCCGTATCCAGGGCACCATCCCGCACCCCATCCAGGGTGAGAAGGCTGCCGGCGTCGTCCTGCTCAAGCCCGCGTCCCCCGGTACCGGTGTTATCGCCGGTGGTCCGGTGCGTGCCGTGCTCGAGTGCGCCGGTATCCACGACGTGCTGTCGAAGTCGCTCGGCTCCGACAACGCGATCAACATCGTGCACGCGACCGTGGAGGCCCTGAAGGGTCTGCAGCGTCCCGAGGAGATCGCGGCCCGCCGTGGTCTGCCCCTCGAGGACGTCGCCCCCGCGGCTCTTCTCCGTGCGCGTGCCGGGGCGGGTGCGTAA
- the rplB gene encoding 50S ribosomal protein L2, with the protein MGIRKYKPTTPGRRGSSVADFVEITRSTPEKSLVRPLHSKGGRNNAGRVTVRHQGGGHKRAYRVIDFRRHDKDGVPAKVAHIEYDPNRTARIALLHYADGEKRYILAPRNLQQGDRVENGPGADIKPGNNLALRNIPVGTTIHAIELRPGGGAKFARSAGASVQLLAKEGAYAHLRMPSGEIRLVDVRCRATVGEVGNAEQSNINWGKAGRKRWLGVRPTVRGVAMNPVDHPHGGGEGKTSGGRHPVSPWGQKEGRTRSPKKASNKYIVRRRKTNKKR; encoded by the coding sequence ATGGGAATCCGCAAGTACAAGCCGACTACGCCGGGCCGTCGTGGTTCCAGCGTCGCCGACTTCGTCGAGATCACGCGGTCCACGCCGGAGAAGTCGCTGGTCCGCCCCCTGCACAGCAAGGGCGGCCGTAACAACGCCGGTCGTGTGACCGTTCGCCACCAGGGTGGCGGACACAAGCGCGCCTACCGTGTCATCGACTTCCGTCGTCACGACAAGGACGGCGTGCCGGCGAAGGTCGCGCACATCGAGTACGACCCCAACCGCACCGCGCGCATCGCGCTGCTGCACTACGCGGACGGCGAGAAGCGCTACATCCTCGCCCCGCGCAACCTGCAGCAGGGTGACCGCGTGGAGAACGGTCCCGGGGCCGACATCAAGCCGGGCAACAACCTGGCGCTCCGCAACATCCCGGTCGGTACCACGATCCACGCGATCGAGCTCCGTCCCGGTGGCGGCGCCAAGTTCGCCCGCTCCGCCGGTGCCTCCGTGCAGCTGCTCGCGAAGGAGGGCGCCTACGCCCACCTCCGCATGCCGTCCGGTGAGATCCGCCTGGTCGACGTGCGCTGCCGCGCCACCGTCGGCGAGGTCGGCAACGCCGAGCAGAGCAACATCAACTGGGGCAAGGCCGGCCGCAAGCGCTGGCTGGGCGTCCGTCCGACCGTCCGCGGTGTGGCGATGAACCCGGTTGACCACCCCCACGGTGGTGGTGAGGGCAAGACCTCCGGTGGTCGCCACCCGGTCAGCCCCTGGGGTCAGAAGGAGGGTCGTACTCGTTCGCCGAAGAAGGCTTCGAACAAGTACATCGTCCGCCGCCGCAAGACGAACAAGAAGCGCTAG
- the rplP gene encoding 50S ribosomal protein L16, with protein MLIPRRVKHRKQHHPKRRGQAKGGTTVAFGEYGIQALTPAYVTNRQIEAARIAMTRHIKRGGKVWINIYPDRPLTKKPAETRMGSGKGSPEWWIANVHPGRVMFELSYPNEKIAREALTRAAHKLPMKCRIVKREAGEA; from the coding sequence ATGCTGATCCCCCGTAGGGTCAAGCACCGCAAGCAGCACCACCCGAAGCGCCGTGGTCAGGCCAAGGGCGGTACGACGGTCGCGTTCGGCGAGTACGGCATTCAGGCCCTCACGCCGGCGTACGTGACCAACCGCCAGATCGAGGCGGCCCGTATCGCGATGACCCGCCACATCAAGCGTGGCGGCAAGGTCTGGATCAACATCTACCCGGACCGCCCGCTCACGAAGAAGCCCGCCGAGACCCGCATGGGTTCCGGTAAGGGTTCGCCGGAGTGGTGGATCGCGAACGTGCACCCGGGCCGGGTCATGTTCGAGCTGTCCTACCCCAACGAGAAGATCGCCCGTGAGGCCCTGACTCGCGCAGCCCACAAGCTGCCGATGAAGTGCCGGATCGTCAAGCGCGAGGCAGGTGAAGCGTGA
- the rplE gene encoding 50S ribosomal protein L5 → MATTTTPRLKTKYREEIAGKLRDEFKYENVMQIPGLVKIVVNMGVGDAARDSKLIEGAIRDLTTITGQKPAVTKARKSIAQFKLREGQPIGAHVTLRGDRMWEFLDRTLSLALPRIRDFRGLSPKQFDGRGNYTFGLTEQVMFHEIDQDKIDRTRGMDITVVTTATNDAEGRALLRHLGFPFKEA, encoded by the coding sequence ATGGCTACCACCACGACTCCGCGTCTCAAGACGAAGTACCGCGAGGAGATCGCGGGCAAGCTGCGTGACGAGTTCAAGTACGAGAACGTCATGCAGATCCCCGGTCTCGTCAAGATCGTGGTCAACATGGGTGTGGGCGACGCCGCCCGCGACTCCAAGCTGATCGAGGGCGCCATCCGCGACCTCACCACGATCACCGGTCAGAAGCCGGCCGTCACCAAGGCCCGCAAGTCCATCGCGCAGTTCAAGCTGCGTGAGGGCCAGCCGATCGGTGCCCACGTCACGCTCCGTGGCGACCGCATGTGGGAGTTCCTGGACCGCACCCTGTCGCTCGCGCTCCCGCGCATCCGCGACTTCCGTGGTCTGTCCCCCAAGCAGTTCGACGGCCGTGGCAACTACACCTTCGGTCTCACCGAGCAGGTCATGTTCCACGAGATCGACCAGGACAAGATCGACCGTACCCGGGGCATGGACATCACCGTGGTGACCACGGCGACCAACGACGCTGAGGGCCGCGCGCTCCTTCGTCACCTCGGCTTCCCCTTCAAGGAGGCGTGA
- the rplN gene encoding 50S ribosomal protein L14, protein MIQQESRLRVADNTGAKEILCIRVLGGSGRRYAGIGDVIVATVKDAIPGGNVKKGDVVKAVIVRTVKERRRPDGSYIRFDENAAVILKNDGDPRGTRIFGPVGRELREKKFMKIISLAPEVL, encoded by the coding sequence GTGATCCAGCAGGAGTCGCGACTGCGTGTCGCCGACAACACTGGTGCGAAGGAGATCCTTTGCATCCGTGTGCTCGGTGGCTCCGGTCGCCGCTACGCGGGCATCGGTGACGTCATCGTCGCCACCGTCAAGGACGCGATCCCCGGTGGCAACGTGAAGAAGGGTGACGTCGTCAAGGCGGTCATCGTTCGCACCGTCAAGGAGCGCCGCCGTCCGGACGGCTCGTACATCCGCTTCGACGAGAACGCCGCCGTCATTCTGAAGAACGACGGCGACCCTCGCGGCACCCGTATCTTCGGCCCCGTCGGCCGTGAGCTGCGCGAGAAGAAGTTCATGAAGATCATCTCGCTCGCGCCGGAGGTGCTGTAA
- the rpsH gene encoding 30S ribosomal protein S8, protein MTMTDPIADMLTRLRNANSAYHDSVTMPASKIKSHIAEILQQEGFITGWKVEDAEVGKNLVLELKFGPNRERSIAGIKRISKPGLRVYAKSTNLPKVLGGLGVAIISTSHGLLTDKQAGKKGVGGEVLAYVW, encoded by the coding sequence ATGACCATGACTGATCCGATCGCAGACATGCTTACGCGTCTGCGGAACGCGAACTCGGCATACCACGACTCCGTGACGATGCCGGCATCGAAGATCAAGTCTCACATCGCGGAGATCCTCCAGCAGGAGGGCTTCATCACGGGCTGGAAGGTCGAGGACGCCGAGGTCGGCAAGAACCTCGTCCTGGAGCTGAAGTTCGGCCCCAACCGTGAGCGCTCCATCGCGGGCATCAAGCGGATCTCCAAGCCCGGTCTCCGGGTGTACGCGAAGTCCACCAACCTGCCCAAGGTGCTGGGCGGCCTCGGCGTGGCGATCATCTCCACGTCGCACGGGCTCCTCACCGACAAGCAGGCCGGCAAGAAGGGCGTAGGCGGAGAAGTTCTCGCCTACGTCTGGTAG
- the rpmC gene encoding 50S ribosomal protein L29, with amino-acid sequence MSAGTKASELRELGDEELLNKLREAKEELFNLRFQAATGQLENHGRLKAVRKDIARIYTLMRERELGIETVENA; translated from the coding sequence ATGTCGGCCGGTACCAAGGCGTCCGAGCTGCGCGAGCTGGGTGACGAGGAGCTGCTGAACAAGCTCCGCGAAGCCAAGGAAGAACTGTTCAACCTCCGCTTCCAGGCGGCGACCGGACAGCTCGAGAACCATGGCCGTCTGAAGGCGGTCCGCAAGGACATCGCGCGGATCTACACCCTGATGCGCGAGCGTGAGCTGGGCATCGAAACGGTGGAGAACGCCTGA
- the rpmD gene encoding 50S ribosomal protein L30 produces the protein MAQLKITQVKSYIGSKQNHRDTLRSLGLKGINTQVVKEDRPEFRGMVHTVRHLVSVEEVD, from the coding sequence ATGGCGCAGCTCAAGATCACGCAGGTCAAGTCCTACATCGGCAGCAAGCAGAACCACCGTGACACCCTGCGTTCCCTTGGTCTCAAGGGCATCAACACGCAGGTCGTCAAGGAGGACCGCCCCGAGTTCCGCGGCATGGTGCACACCGTCCGCCACCTCGTGTCGGTCGAGGAGGTCGACTGA